One window of the Rufibacter radiotolerans genome contains the following:
- the atpC gene encoding ATP synthase F1 subunit epsilon: protein MYLEIITPDKKVFEGEVISAQFPGINGGFEVLNNHAPLISALANGPVRVTPPAGAQLVFQIDGGVVEVLDNKIIVLAEAVIA, encoded by the coding sequence ATGTATTTAGAAATCATCACCCCAGATAAGAAAGTATTTGAAGGCGAAGTGATCTCGGCGCAATTTCCCGGCATTAACGGTGGGTTTGAAGTGCTGAACAATCACGCTCCCCTGATAAGTGCGCTGGCCAATGGCCCGGTACGGGTAACACCACCCGCCGGTGCGCAACTGGTCTTCCAGATTGACGGGGGTGTGGTAGAAGTTCTGGACAACAAAATCATTGTCCTGGCCGAAGCCGTTATCGCCTAA
- the metG gene encoding methionine--tRNA ligase: protein MADSSYPQRYTLTAALPYANGPVHIGHLAGVYIPADIYARYLRSRGRDVKFVCGSDEHGVPITIRAKKEGITPQQAVDKYHELIKQSFSDFNISFDIYSRTSSKTHAETASNFFLKLYNEGKFIEQTTQQYFDEKAQQFLADRYIVGTCPKCGNDNAYGDQCESCGTSLNATDLINPKSTLSGEPPVLRETRHWYLPLDQYEPWLREWIVEGHKNDWKTNVYGQCKSWIDQGLQPRAVTRDLDWGVPVPVEGAEGKVLYVWFDAPIGYISATKDLTPDWELYWKDKGSKLVHFIGKDNIVFHCIIFPAMLKAHGEYVLPDNVPANEFLNLEGNKISTSRNWAVWLHEYMQDLPGKADVLRYVLCANAPETKDNDFTWKDYQARNNNELLAIFGNFINRAVVLTHKYYNGAIPAHGELTTYDQEVLAQLAGFPEKIAASLELYRFKEALGELMNLARLGNKYLADTEPWKLIKTDAARVETIMNIALQISASLTILSEPFLPETAGKLANMLQYKAGKWDVAGSPELLAAGHVIGEGALLFEKIEDSVIEAQVQKLLDTKKANELENAVAAPAREDITFEDFSKIDIRIGTILEAEKVAKTKKLLKLKVDTGLDQRTIVSGIAEHFNPEEIIGQQVSVLVNLAPREIKGIVSQGMLLMAENADGSLAFMQPSKPVVNGGGVS from the coding sequence ATGGCTGATTCTTCTTATCCTCAACGATATACTCTTACCGCGGCACTGCCCTACGCCAACGGTCCCGTGCACATTGGGCACCTGGCCGGCGTGTACATCCCCGCCGATATCTATGCCCGCTACCTGCGGTCCCGCGGCCGCGACGTGAAATTTGTCTGCGGCTCAGACGAGCACGGCGTTCCTATTACCATCAGGGCTAAGAAAGAAGGTATTACTCCGCAGCAGGCCGTTGACAAATACCATGAGCTCATCAAGCAGAGCTTCAGTGATTTCAACATCTCCTTTGATATCTATTCCCGCACCTCCTCCAAGACGCACGCCGAGACGGCCTCTAATTTCTTCCTGAAGCTGTACAACGAAGGCAAGTTCATAGAGCAGACTACCCAGCAGTACTTTGACGAGAAGGCCCAGCAGTTCCTCGCTGACCGCTACATTGTGGGCACCTGCCCCAAGTGCGGCAATGACAACGCCTACGGCGACCAGTGCGAAAGCTGCGGCACCTCTCTCAACGCCACCGACCTCATCAACCCCAAAAGTACCTTAAGCGGTGAGCCGCCCGTGCTGCGCGAAACCAGGCACTGGTACCTGCCCTTGGACCAGTATGAGCCCTGGCTGCGCGAGTGGATTGTGGAAGGCCATAAAAACGATTGGAAAACCAACGTGTACGGCCAGTGCAAGAGCTGGATAGACCAGGGCCTGCAGCCCCGCGCCGTGACCCGCGACCTGGACTGGGGCGTGCCCGTGCCCGTAGAAGGCGCCGAAGGGAAAGTGCTCTACGTGTGGTTTGATGCGCCCATTGGTTACATCTCGGCCACCAAAGATCTGACCCCAGACTGGGAACTGTACTGGAAAGACAAAGGCTCCAAACTGGTGCACTTCATCGGGAAGGATAACATTGTGTTCCACTGCATCATTTTCCCGGCCATGCTCAAGGCCCACGGCGAGTACGTGCTGCCAGACAACGTGCCGGCCAACGAGTTCCTGAACTTGGAAGGCAACAAGATTTCTACCTCCCGCAACTGGGCGGTGTGGCTGCATGAGTACATGCAAGACCTACCCGGCAAAGCCGATGTGCTACGCTACGTGCTCTGCGCCAACGCCCCTGAGACCAAGGACAACGACTTCACCTGGAAAGACTACCAGGCCCGCAACAACAATGAGCTGCTGGCCATCTTCGGGAACTTCATTAACCGGGCGGTGGTGCTTACCCACAAATACTACAACGGCGCCATTCCAGCCCACGGCGAGCTTACAACTTATGACCAGGAAGTGCTGGCCCAGCTGGCCGGTTTCCCCGAAAAGATTGCTGCCTCCCTTGAGCTATACCGCTTCAAGGAAGCCCTGGGCGAACTCATGAACCTGGCCCGCTTGGGTAACAAGTACCTGGCAGACACTGAGCCCTGGAAACTCATCAAGACCGATGCCGCGCGCGTGGAAACCATCATGAACATCGCGCTGCAGATCTCCGCCAGCCTGACCATCCTGTCAGAGCCGTTCCTGCCCGAAACTGCCGGAAAGCTGGCTAATATGCTGCAGTACAAAGCCGGCAAATGGGATGTAGCCGGTTCCCCGGAACTGCTAGCGGCGGGTCACGTGATTGGTGAAGGCGCGTTGTTGTTTGAGAAGATTGAGGACAGCGTGATTGAGGCCCAGGTGCAGAAACTCCTGGACACCAAGAAAGCCAATGAGCTGGAAAACGCCGTAGCCGCGCCGGCCAGGGAAGACATCACCTTTGAGGATTTTTCTAAAATAGACATCCGAATAGGCACCATCTTAGAAGCCGAGAAAGTAGCCAAAACCAAGAAGCTTCTGAAGCTGAAAGTAGACACCGGCCTGGACCAACGCACCATCGTGAGCGGCATCGCCGAGCACTTCAACCCCGAGGAGATCATCGGGCAGCAGGTGTCTGTGCTGGTGAACCTGGCCCCGCGCGAGATCAAAGGCATTGTAAGCCAGGGCATGCTGCTCATGGCCGAGAACGCCGACGGTAGCCTGGCCTTCATGCAACCCTCTAAACCCGTGGTGAACGGGGGAGGCGTTTCTTAG
- a CDS encoding MFS transporter: MILSLYRNAYGGLSRESWLLTAVIFINRAGAMVVPFLSVYLTEGLGLHIKQVGILLSVYGMGAMVGNCIGGWLTDKIGHFKVQLCSFLLVAVWLIVMLWVQRFEFLVGGLFLLSALTECLSPATAAAVSSYSPPQNIIRAFSLNRLAMNLGFSIGPALGGILAMVSYQLLFVVDSLTCIAAGALFYFLFRQRQDSVGPETEPTQPATVAPESHSERSPYRDGLFLLFIALCCCFLISFSQVFTTMPLYWHQVYSLSKMEIGALLALDGLIVCLMEMIIVYLIGNRPAPWKMIVSGLSLMALAFLLLNLAHGLPVLILSILLFGLSEILSLPFIASLTARRSGPKNLGAYMGLYTLAYSAAYIVGPLAGTTLIDSFGFGTLWASAGALCMVTAGGLFLVVRRLQMS, encoded by the coding sequence ATGATCCTTTCCCTTTACCGCAATGCCTATGGTGGTCTCTCCCGGGAGTCTTGGCTCCTAACGGCTGTCATCTTCATTAACCGTGCCGGTGCCATGGTGGTACCGTTCCTGAGCGTGTACCTCACAGAGGGGCTGGGCCTTCACATAAAGCAGGTGGGCATACTCCTGAGCGTGTATGGCATGGGAGCCATGGTGGGCAACTGTATTGGCGGGTGGCTCACAGACAAGATAGGACATTTCAAGGTACAGTTGTGTAGCTTCCTGTTGGTGGCGGTTTGGCTGATAGTGATGCTCTGGGTGCAGCGGTTTGAGTTTCTGGTAGGCGGTCTGTTCCTGCTGAGTGCCCTCACCGAGTGCCTGAGCCCGGCCACTGCCGCTGCGGTAAGTTCTTATTCCCCGCCCCAAAACATAATCCGCGCCTTCTCTTTAAACCGGTTGGCCATGAACCTGGGCTTCTCCATTGGCCCGGCCCTGGGCGGAATTTTGGCCATGGTTTCCTATCAGTTGCTCTTCGTGGTAGACAGCCTCACCTGTATTGCGGCCGGGGCCCTCTTTTACTTCTTGTTCCGGCAAAGGCAAGATAGCGTGGGGCCAGAAACGGAGCCAACTCAACCGGCAACCGTGGCGCCAGAATCCCACTCAGAGCGGTCCCCGTACCGCGACGGCCTGTTTCTCCTTTTCATTGCCTTGTGCTGTTGCTTCCTGATCTCTTTTTCGCAGGTTTTCACCACCATGCCTCTGTATTGGCACCAGGTGTACAGCCTGTCTAAAATGGAGATTGGCGCCCTGCTGGCTTTGGATGGCCTGATCGTGTGCCTAATGGAAATGATTATTGTCTACCTCATTGGCAACCGACCCGCCCCCTGGAAAATGATTGTGAGCGGGCTTTCCCTCATGGCCTTGGCTTTTTTGCTCCTGAACCTGGCCCATGGCCTGCCGGTGCTGATACTCTCCATCTTGTTGTTTGGCCTCTCTGAAATACTGTCCTTACCGTTCATTGCTTCGCTTACTGCCAGGCGGTCTGGCCCGAAGAACCTGGGGGCCTACATGGGCCTTTACACCCTGGCCTACTCGGCGGCCTATATTGTGGGGCCCCTGGCAGGCACCACCCTTATAGACAGCTTCGGGTTTGGGACCCTTTGGGCGAGCGCCGGCGCCTTATGCATGGTCACCGCCGGCGGACTGTTTCTGGTGGTGCGCAGACTGCAGATGTCCTGA
- a CDS encoding MFS transporter, protein MTSILSLYRNAFGGLSREAWLLAAVMFINRSGAMVVPFLSVYLTESMGFSLKQAGILLSLFGVGSMCGTFLGGWLTDRIGHFKVQFFSLVLGGAWFFVMVQLQSFAFFAGGILILSTLTECLRPANASSVSSYARPENVTRAFSLNRMAINLGFSIGPALGGVLATISFKWLFMADGLTCLAAGAFFFFYFRHRQGHAPVPKAQRPVSSTPARTPYRDGLFLLFAVLCCCYAVAFFQFFSTMPLYFRQVYQLSKLEIGGLLAFNGLLVFLLEMVIVYLLGDKHALWKLIVVGLLLLATAFSLLNLVHGFWVLVLSVLLMSLSEMFAMPFMSTLTVQRSGPYNRGSYMGLYSLSYSAAHILGPYVGTTTIANHGFETLWWGATMLCLVAAVGFYVVVKRLSATN, encoded by the coding sequence ATGACCAGTATTCTTTCCCTTTACCGTAACGCCTTTGGCGGCCTCTCCAGAGAAGCCTGGCTGCTGGCGGCCGTCATGTTCATTAACCGCAGCGGGGCCATGGTTGTGCCGTTCCTGAGCGTGTACCTCACCGAGTCCATGGGCTTCAGCCTGAAACAGGCCGGTATTCTGCTGAGCTTGTTTGGGGTAGGTTCTATGTGTGGTACGTTTCTGGGCGGCTGGCTCACCGATAGAATTGGGCATTTCAAGGTGCAGTTCTTTAGTCTGGTGCTGGGCGGAGCCTGGTTCTTTGTGATGGTGCAGCTACAAAGCTTCGCATTTTTCGCCGGAGGTATCTTGATTCTGAGCACCCTCACCGAATGCCTTCGGCCCGCCAACGCCTCCTCGGTTTCTTCCTACGCCCGTCCCGAGAACGTGACCCGCGCCTTCTCGCTCAACCGGATGGCCATTAACCTGGGCTTCTCTATTGGGCCGGCACTGGGCGGGGTGCTGGCTACTATCTCCTTCAAATGGCTGTTCATGGCAGATGGCCTTACCTGCCTGGCCGCTGGGGCCTTTTTCTTCTTTTATTTCCGGCACCGCCAAGGCCATGCGCCTGTCCCCAAAGCACAACGGCCGGTGTCTTCCACCCCTGCCCGCACCCCCTACCGCGATGGGCTGTTTCTGCTCTTTGCCGTTCTGTGCTGCTGCTATGCGGTGGCGTTTTTCCAGTTCTTCTCCACCATGCCGCTGTACTTCCGGCAGGTGTACCAACTCTCTAAGCTTGAGATTGGCGGCTTGCTGGCCTTTAACGGATTGTTGGTGTTTCTGCTGGAGATGGTGATTGTCTACCTGCTAGGCGATAAGCACGCCCTTTGGAAACTGATTGTGGTGGGCTTACTGCTGTTGGCCACGGCCTTCTCGCTGCTCAACCTGGTGCATGGGTTTTGGGTACTGGTTCTTTCTGTGCTTCTGATGAGCCTTTCTGAGATGTTTGCTATGCCGTTTATGAGCACGCTCACGGTGCAGCGGTCGGGGCCGTATAACCGGGGCTCTTATATGGGCTTGTACAGCCTTTCTTACTCCGCGGCCCACATCCTGGGCCCGTACGTGGGCACCACCACCATTGCCAACCATGGCTTTGAAACACTTTGGTGGGGCGCCACCATGCTTTGCCTGGTAGCGGCGGTGGGTTTCTACGTGGTGGTGAAAAGGCTAAGTGCGACGAATTGA
- the pth gene encoding aminoacyl-tRNA hydrolase gives MKYLLVGLGNIGPEYANTRHNIGFMVLDHLAKKHGVSFDTGRHSFVTEFKTKGKHFTLVKPTTFMNLSGKAVAHWLSVLKIPAEQMLVVTDDLALPYGKLRMRAKGSAGGHNGLKHIEQTLGSNEYPRLRFGVDSQFSKGRQVDYVLSPFSEDEKIDLSTHIEKAAEMCESFGTIGMERTMNFYNK, from the coding sequence ATGAAATACTTACTCGTGGGCCTGGGCAACATTGGCCCTGAATATGCCAACACGCGGCACAACATAGGCTTTATGGTGCTGGACCACTTGGCCAAAAAACACGGCGTTTCTTTTGATACCGGCCGGCATTCTTTTGTCACCGAATTCAAGACCAAGGGCAAGCATTTTACTTTGGTGAAGCCTACCACCTTCATGAACCTGAGCGGCAAGGCGGTGGCACATTGGCTGAGCGTGCTTAAAATTCCGGCTGAGCAGATGCTGGTGGTTACTGATGACCTGGCCCTGCCCTACGGCAAGCTGAGAATGAGGGCCAAAGGCAGCGCCGGCGGTCACAATGGGCTCAAGCACATTGAACAGACGCTGGGCAGCAATGAGTATCCGCGCCTGCGGTTTGGGGTAGACTCGCAGTTCTCTAAAGGACGGCAGGTAGATTATGTGCTCAGCCCGTTTTCAGAAGATGAGAAGATTGACCTCTCCACCCACATTGAGAAAGCCGCGGAAATGTGCGAGTCCTTCGGGACGATTGGCATGGAGCGGACCATGAACTTCTACAACAAATAA
- a CDS encoding lactonase family protein → MKFLSASLLLTITLAACTTVKPSQTPKEMMVYVGTYAKPDAESIFGYRLNEETGELTQVLAVKGGENPSFLALAADRKNLYAVNETTEYQGQKSGAVSAFAIDPKTGGLSFLNKQPSLGGAPCYISLDPQHKVAMVANYVGGNVAAFPIESDGRLGAASFTEQHTGQGPKKQQNAPHAHCIIPDPSHEFALAVDLGIDQIVRYQWGPEGNLTKTAQPAFKVQPGAGPRHLTFHPNRRFAYVINELNSTLSALTYDAVTGTFTEVETVSTLPAGFSGESFCADVHVSADGRFVYGSNRGHNSLVVFAIDAKTNKLTLVQHISVEGNWPRNFALSPSGKTLLVANQRSNNITSYKVDTATGKLTYTGHSTNLPSPVFLQVLPAFPGTPRK, encoded by the coding sequence ATGAAATTTCTCTCTGCTTCGCTCCTATTAACCATAACCCTGGCCGCCTGCACCACCGTTAAACCAAGCCAAACCCCTAAAGAAATGATGGTCTACGTAGGCACCTATGCAAAACCAGACGCTGAAAGTATTTTTGGCTATCGGCTAAATGAGGAAACCGGCGAACTCACCCAGGTCCTGGCCGTGAAAGGCGGCGAAAACCCATCGTTTTTGGCTCTGGCCGCTGACCGAAAAAACCTGTATGCCGTCAACGAGACCACCGAGTACCAGGGCCAGAAAAGCGGGGCGGTCAGCGCGTTTGCCATAGACCCCAAAACCGGCGGACTCTCCTTCCTGAACAAGCAACCCTCTTTGGGCGGCGCGCCCTGCTACATCAGCCTGGACCCGCAGCATAAGGTGGCCATGGTGGCCAATTACGTGGGAGGAAACGTGGCCGCTTTTCCTATTGAATCTGATGGACGTCTGGGAGCCGCCTCTTTTACGGAGCAGCACACCGGCCAAGGGCCGAAGAAGCAGCAGAACGCCCCGCACGCCCATTGCATTATCCCGGACCCTTCACATGAGTTCGCGCTGGCCGTAGACCTGGGAATTGACCAGATTGTGCGCTACCAATGGGGCCCCGAAGGAAACCTGACCAAGACGGCTCAGCCCGCGTTTAAAGTCCAGCCAGGCGCAGGACCGCGGCACCTCACCTTTCACCCCAATCGGCGCTTCGCCTACGTGATCAATGAACTGAATTCCACCCTTTCGGCCTTGACCTATGATGCCGTGACCGGCACGTTCACTGAGGTAGAGACGGTGTCTACTTTGCCGGCTGGGTTCTCGGGGGAAAGCTTCTGCGCCGATGTGCACGTTTCTGCCGACGGCCGCTTTGTGTACGGCTCTAACCGGGGCCACAACAGTTTGGTGGTGTTCGCCATTGACGCTAAAACCAATAAACTCACGTTGGTACAGCACATAAGCGTAGAAGGCAACTGGCCCCGCAACTTCGCCCTCAGTCCTTCTGGTAAAACCTTGCTGGTGGCCAACCAACGCTCCAATAACATCACCAGTTATAAAGTAGATACTGCCACCGGTAAGCTCACGTACACCGGCCATTCCACTAATTTGCCGTCGCCGGTTTTCCTGCAGGTATTGCCCGCTTTCCCAGGCACGCCCAGAAAATAA
- a CDS encoding trans-sulfuration enzyme family protein: MSISPKTTPIYQTSVFTFEDLNALEAYFSEPGPQYMYTRYGNPNTDELAQEINLLEQGQGAVVTSSGMSAILTAVLVYAKAGDHVLCAEEIYGGSSSLLSSELTRMGVEVTYVPTADIYSLEGYVQDNTKLLLVETISNPMMTVMDLAQVAQACQAKGLKLIVDNTFASPILTNPLTLGADIVIHSVTKYLSGHSDVTAGVVVAKEAADAQRAAQIMRTWGLNLSPFEGWLAARGLKTLKLRMREHSANALVLAQWLQQHPKVQAVFYPGLPDHPQHALAKEQGKGMFGGMLSFRIADDTESVNRFMRALTHIPFAPSLAGVTTSISYPVGTSHRGLTPAQRESQGITVGLIRLSVGIEEVEELRADLARGLAAI, from the coding sequence GTGTCAATATCGCCTAAAACCACGCCTATCTACCAGACTTCTGTGTTCACGTTTGAGGACCTAAATGCCCTGGAAGCCTATTTCTCTGAGCCGGGGCCGCAGTACATGTACACCCGGTATGGCAACCCTAACACAGATGAGCTGGCCCAGGAAATAAACCTACTGGAGCAGGGCCAGGGGGCGGTGGTCACGTCTTCGGGCATGTCGGCGATCTTGACGGCGGTGCTGGTGTATGCCAAGGCCGGGGACCATGTGCTGTGCGCCGAGGAAATCTACGGCGGCTCCTCTTCCCTGCTTTCGTCAGAGCTCACCCGCATGGGCGTGGAAGTGACGTATGTACCCACCGCCGATATCTATTCCCTGGAAGGATACGTGCAAGACAATACCAAACTGCTGCTGGTAGAGACCATCAGTAACCCCATGATGACCGTCATGGACCTGGCCCAAGTGGCGCAGGCATGCCAAGCCAAAGGCTTGAAACTGATTGTAGACAATACCTTCGCCTCTCCTATTCTCACCAACCCCTTGACGCTGGGCGCCGATATAGTGATTCATAGCGTCACCAAATACCTGTCGGGGCACAGCGATGTAACGGCCGGCGTGGTAGTGGCCAAAGAAGCGGCAGATGCCCAGCGGGCCGCCCAGATCATGCGCACCTGGGGCCTGAACCTGAGTCCGTTTGAAGGTTGGCTAGCGGCCCGGGGCCTGAAGACCCTGAAACTGAGAATGCGTGAGCACAGCGCCAACGCCCTGGTCCTGGCCCAATGGCTGCAACAGCACCCCAAAGTACAGGCGGTGTTCTACCCGGGCTTACCAGATCATCCGCAGCACGCCTTGGCCAAAGAGCAAGGCAAGGGAATGTTTGGCGGCATGCTTTCCTTCCGGATTGCAGATGATACGGAGTCTGTGAACCGTTTCATGCGCGCCTTAACCCATATCCCCTTCGCACCATCGCTGGCCGGCGTGACTACCTCTATCTCCTACCCCGTAGGCACCTCGCACCGCGGTTTAACCCCTGCCCAGCGCGAGAGCCAAGGCATCACGGTGGGGCTTATCAGGTTATCCGTGGGCATAGAAGAAGTAGAGGAGCTGCGGGCAGATTTGGCGCGCGGACTGGCGGCTATTTAG
- the atpD gene encoding F0F1 ATP synthase subunit beta: MANIGRITQVIGPVVDVSFSGENSKLPNIMDALVVVKENGARVVLETQQHLGEDRVRTIAMDATEGLTRGMEVTDLASPISMPTGENVLGRLFNVIGDAIDGIPQPVSEMDLPIHRNAPRFEDLSTSSEVLYTGIKVIDLIEPYSKGGKIGLFGGAGVGKTVLIQELINNIAKGHGGLSVFAGVGERTREGNDLLREMIESGIVKYGDEFMESMEHGGWDLSKVDQEALKESKATFVFGQMNEPPGARARVALSGLTIAESFRDGDGSGAGRDILFFIDNIFRFTQAGSEVSALLGRMPSAVGYQPTLATEMGAMQERITSTKRGSITSVQAVYVPADDLTDPAPATTFAHLDATTVLSRKISELGIYPAVDPLDSTSRILTADVVGAEHYNTAQRVKEILQRYKELQDIIAILGMDELSEEDKLVVHRARRVQRFLSQPFHVAEQFTGLKGVLVDIKDTIRGFNEIMDGKHDNLPEGAFNLVGTIEDAVVKGQKMMAEAK, from the coding sequence ATGGCGAATATTGGCAGAATTACCCAGGTGATCGGTCCGGTAGTGGACGTAAGCTTCTCGGGTGAGAATTCTAAGTTGCCCAACATCATGGATGCCCTGGTAGTGGTGAAAGAGAACGGTGCCCGCGTGGTACTGGAAACTCAGCAGCACTTAGGCGAGGATCGGGTACGTACCATCGCGATGGACGCGACCGAAGGCTTAACCCGTGGCATGGAAGTAACGGATTTGGCGTCTCCTATCTCTATGCCTACCGGCGAGAATGTGTTAGGACGTCTGTTCAACGTAATTGGCGATGCCATTGACGGTATCCCTCAGCCCGTGAGCGAGATGGATCTGCCAATTCACCGCAATGCCCCTCGTTTTGAGGACCTTTCTACTTCTTCTGAAGTATTGTACACCGGTATCAAAGTAATTGACCTGATTGAGCCTTACTCCAAAGGGGGTAAAATTGGTTTGTTCGGGGGTGCCGGGGTTGGTAAAACCGTATTGATCCAGGAACTCATCAACAACATCGCCAAAGGCCATGGTGGTCTTTCTGTGTTTGCTGGTGTGGGTGAGCGTACCCGTGAGGGAAATGACTTGCTGCGTGAGATGATTGAGTCTGGCATCGTGAAATACGGTGACGAGTTCATGGAATCTATGGAGCACGGCGGATGGGATCTATCCAAAGTAGACCAGGAAGCCCTGAAAGAGTCTAAAGCTACCTTCGTGTTCGGTCAGATGAACGAGCCTCCTGGGGCCCGTGCCCGTGTAGCCTTGTCTGGTTTGACCATTGCGGAGTCTTTCCGTGACGGTGACGGTTCTGGCGCTGGTCGTGACATCCTTTTCTTCATTGACAACATCTTCCGTTTCACCCAGGCAGGTTCTGAGGTATCGGCCCTTTTAGGTCGTATGCCATCTGCGGTAGGTTACCAGCCAACGCTGGCCACGGAAATGGGTGCCATGCAAGAGCGTATCACGTCTACTAAGCGTGGTTCCATTACTTCTGTACAGGCCGTTTACGTTCCTGCGGATGACTTGACTGACCCGGCTCCAGCGACAACCTTCGCTCACTTAGATGCTACCACTGTACTTTCCCGTAAAATCTCTGAGCTTGGTATCTACCCTGCGGTAGACCCTCTGGATTCTACGTCCCGTATCTTGACCGCTGACGTGGTAGGTGCTGAGCACTACAACACGGCCCAGCGCGTGAAAGAGATCTTACAGCGTTACAAAGAATTGCAAGACATCATTGCCATCTTGGGTATGGACGAATTATCTGAAGAAGATAAATTAGTCGTACACAGAGCACGTCGGGTACAGCGTTTCTTGTCTCAGCCGTTCCACGTGGCCGAGCAGTTCACTGGCTTGAAAGGCGTGTTGGTTGATATCAAAGACACCATCCGCGGTTTCAACGAGATCATGGACGGCAAGCATGACAACCTTCCAGAAGGTGCCTTCAACTTGGTAGGAACCATTGAAGACGCCGTTGTGAAAGGTCAGAAAATGATGGCCGAAGCGAAATAG
- a CDS encoding NAD(P)H-quinone oxidoreductase, with the protein MKAVVMTATGAPDVLKLQKKNVPALLSHQVLVKVKAAGINRPDVAQRKGHYPPPAGAPADIPGLEVAGIVEACGSEVTRWQPGDAVCALLPGGGYAEYAVVDARHCLPVPPDWTFAEAASLPETVFTVWHNVFQRGNLQRSESFLVHGGSSGIGITAIQLARAWGAKVYATAGSEEKCRACVDLGAHECINYKTQDFAEALKGKGVDVILDMVGGDYIARNLDLLKPDGRLVFINAMHGAKGEFNVMQVMQKRLTITGSTLRPRDADFKAALAADIERQVWPLLLAGKFKPVIYQTFALAEAAQAHELLESSQHIGKLVLLVE; encoded by the coding sequence ATGAAGGCAGTTGTGATGACGGCGACTGGCGCGCCAGACGTGTTAAAACTCCAGAAGAAGAACGTTCCCGCGTTGCTCTCCCACCAGGTATTAGTAAAGGTGAAGGCCGCCGGCATCAACCGCCCAGACGTGGCCCAGCGGAAAGGCCATTATCCGCCCCCGGCGGGTGCCCCGGCAGACATTCCGGGCCTGGAGGTAGCGGGCATTGTGGAGGCCTGCGGTTCTGAGGTGACCCGTTGGCAGCCCGGCGATGCCGTCTGTGCGCTGCTGCCCGGGGGCGGCTACGCCGAATACGCCGTGGTAGACGCCCGCCATTGCCTGCCGGTTCCGCCTGACTGGACTTTTGCCGAGGCCGCCTCGCTGCCCGAAACCGTATTCACGGTCTGGCACAACGTTTTCCAGCGGGGCAACTTACAGCGCAGCGAGTCCTTTCTGGTGCATGGCGGAAGCAGCGGCATTGGCATCACAGCCATTCAACTGGCCAGGGCCTGGGGTGCCAAGGTGTACGCCACGGCCGGCAGCGAGGAGAAATGCCGGGCCTGCGTGGACCTGGGCGCCCATGAGTGCATCAACTATAAAACCCAGGACTTCGCCGAAGCCCTAAAGGGGAAAGGCGTAGACGTGATTCTGGACATGGTGGGCGGTGACTACATTGCCAGAAACCTTGATTTGCTCAAGCCAGACGGACGGCTGGTGTTCATCAATGCCATGCACGGCGCCAAAGGCGAGTTTAACGTGATGCAGGTCATGCAGAAGCGCCTCACCATTACCGGCAGCACCCTGCGTCCCCGCGACGCCGATTTCAAAGCCGCCCTCGCCGCCGACATTGAGCGCCAGGTATGGCCACTGCTCCTGGCCGGAAAATTCAAGCCGGTCATCTACCAGACCTTCGCGCTTGCAGAGGCCGCTCAGGCGCATGAACTATTGGAAAGCAGCCAACACATAGGTAAACTGGTGTTGCTGGTAGAGTAA